A section of the Alkalihalobacillus sp. LMS39 genome encodes:
- the pilM gene encoding pilus assembly protein PilM — protein MVLSLFQGNKKSISIVLHDYVVRMVEMQGTDFSSVKRISEKYIPAGIIQDGKMVDEIGFFEFMQQLVTEWNIKGKTVKFYVPDSTVILKKVDIPPNVPEDEILGHFLMEIGQSLHFPFQNPVFDIHLYDGEENKRKGLLFAAPEDELVKFAEIFEGVGLQPIAADVSPLGVYRFYHQLYPAMVEKSVMFLEFNLTKMNIAIFSNHLPEFIRHQSLNVSEKDWSFALDNVDEMKWTFVGNEEQLWTDIQDLVADIERIMNFYRYSMHKGEKSISQLVVLGDHPYLDEIASRFNTTLDVPLKVLDAKIPVEWTHRIDRKYIPVFGLSLKEVE, from the coding sequence GTGGTTCTTTCCCTATTTCAAGGAAATAAAAAATCAATAAGCATCGTGCTGCATGATTATGTTGTGCGCATGGTCGAAATGCAAGGAACGGACTTTTCCTCTGTGAAACGGATTAGTGAAAAATACATTCCAGCGGGTATAATTCAAGATGGAAAAATGGTTGATGAAATCGGCTTTTTTGAATTTATGCAGCAGCTCGTGACAGAGTGGAATATAAAAGGGAAAACCGTGAAATTTTACGTTCCCGATTCCACGGTCATTTTAAAAAAGGTCGACATTCCTCCAAATGTACCTGAAGATGAAATTCTCGGTCATTTTTTAATGGAAATTGGACAAAGTCTTCACTTTCCGTTCCAAAACCCAGTTTTTGATATTCATCTGTATGATGGGGAAGAAAACAAAAGAAAAGGGTTGCTGTTTGCCGCTCCTGAGGACGAGCTTGTGAAGTTTGCTGAAATTTTTGAAGGTGTTGGTCTGCAACCAATTGCCGCTGATGTTTCACCACTTGGAGTGTATCGCTTTTACCATCAGCTTTACCCTGCCATGGTTGAAAAATCAGTCATGTTTTTAGAATTTAATTTAACGAAAATGAACATTGCCATTTTTTCTAATCATTTACCGGAATTTATTCGGCATCAATCGTTAAATGTAAGTGAAAAAGACTGGTCTTTTGCACTTGATAATGTTGATGAAATGAAATGGACATTTGTCGGTAATGAAGAACAACTATGGACAGATATTCAAGATTTAGTCGCGGATATTGAAAGAATTATGAATTTTTATCGCTATTCGATGCATAAAGGGGAAAAATCGATTTCTCAGCTTGTTGTTTTAGGAGACCATCCATATTTAGATGAAATTGCATCAAGATTTAATACTACTCTTGATGTCCCATTGAAAGTGTTAGATGCGAAAATACCAGTAGAGTGGACACATCGCATTGACCGAAAATACATTCCAGTGTTTGGACTGTCACTGAAAGAGGTGGAGTAA
- a CDS encoding rod shape-determining protein has product MFGGFSKDLGIDLGTANTLVYVKGKGVIVREPSVVALRTDTGSIEAVGNDAKNMIGRTPGNIVAVRPMKDGVIADFDTTATMLKYFIKQSLRNRSVFTRKPNVMVCVPSGITAVEKRAVEDATKQAGAREAYTIEEPFAAAIGADLPVWEPTGSMVVDIGGGTTEVAIISLGGIVTSQSIRVAGDEMDDAIISYIKKTYNLMIGERTAEALKLEIGSAGAPEGVDDMEIRGRDLVTGLPKTISVTAEEISKALADTVYTIIEAVKNTLEKSPPELAADIMDRGIVLTGGGALLRNLDMVLSDETNMPVLVAENPLDCVALGTGRALENLHLFRSKAGITVRSSRKS; this is encoded by the coding sequence ATGTTTGGTGGTTTTTCAAAAGATTTAGGAATTGACTTAGGTACAGCAAATACCCTTGTTTATGTAAAAGGAAAAGGGGTTATAGTTCGTGAGCCGTCTGTTGTGGCGCTCCGTACAGATACAGGATCAATTGAAGCAGTAGGAAATGATGCGAAAAATATGATTGGTCGAACGCCGGGGAATATTGTCGCAGTTCGTCCGATGAAAGATGGCGTTATCGCAGATTTCGACACAACTGCAACAATGTTAAAATATTTTATCAAGCAATCACTTCGAAATCGTTCGGTTTTTACAAGAAAACCGAATGTTATGGTATGTGTTCCGTCAGGCATTACTGCCGTTGAAAAACGAGCAGTGGAAGATGCGACAAAACAAGCGGGAGCCCGTGAAGCCTATACAATTGAAGAGCCATTTGCGGCTGCAATAGGTGCGGATTTACCAGTGTGGGAGCCTACGGGAAGTATGGTTGTTGATATTGGTGGAGGAACTACAGAAGTAGCCATTATTTCATTAGGTGGAATTGTAACAAGTCAGTCGATTCGTGTCGCTGGGGATGAAATGGACGATGCTATCATTTCTTATATTAAGAAAACATACAACTTAATGATCGGGGAAAGAACGGCGGAAGCATTAAAATTAGAAATTGGATCAGCCGGTGCGCCTGAAGGTGTGGATGATATGGAAATCCGTGGACGTGACCTTGTTACTGGATTGCCAAAAACCATTTCTGTTACGGCAGAAGAAATTTCAAAAGCATTAGCTGACACGGTGTATACGATTATTGAAGCCGTGAAAAATACACTAGAAAAATCGCCACCAGAGCTTGCTGCAGACATTATGGACCGAGGGATCGTATTGACTGGTGGTGGCGCATTGCTGCGAAATTTAGATATGGTATTAAGTGATGAAACGAACATGCCTGTGCTTGTGGCAGAAAATCCACTTGATTGTGTCGCATTAGGTACAGGGCGAGCGCTTGAGAATCTTCACTTATTCCGTTCAAAAGCAGGGATTACTGTTCGATCAAGTCGGAAGTCGTAA
- the mreC gene encoding rod shape-determining protein MreC, which produces MLVSIIVLVALIGYSMSDRDGLTRPEQFLRDSVGWVQSLFSKPAHYVAGFFENVNEMKVIYEENQVLKARLEEYAQVAGERNILKAENETLRKMLEIDESLSDYQRRTALVIQRTPDRWNEYISINKGSNDGIELNMAVMTSEGFIGKVIRVGPFTSRVQLITDYDRTNRVSAMIHGDEQVLGFIEGYDQETGLLMMRKLAMDKEVEVDQLVTTSGKGGIFPSGLPIGHVVSVEPDEYGLTLNALIEPAADFYNLDYVFVIERLSSLLDEELEEEDEM; this is translated from the coding sequence TTGTTAGTTAGTATAATCGTTTTGGTGGCATTAATTGGATATTCCATGAGTGACCGTGATGGCTTGACAAGGCCAGAGCAGTTTCTCAGGGATTCAGTCGGTTGGGTGCAAAGCCTATTTTCTAAACCCGCTCATTACGTAGCGGGTTTCTTTGAAAATGTCAACGAAATGAAAGTAATCTATGAAGAAAATCAAGTATTAAAAGCAAGATTAGAAGAATATGCACAAGTGGCAGGCGAACGTAATATTCTTAAAGCAGAAAATGAAACATTGCGAAAAATGTTGGAAATCGACGAAAGTTTGTCGGATTATCAAAGGCGAACAGCATTAGTCATTCAACGAACCCCAGATCGCTGGAATGAGTATATATCCATTAATAAAGGCTCAAATGACGGAATCGAGTTAAATATGGCAGTCATGACATCTGAAGGCTTTATCGGGAAAGTAATCCGTGTTGGTCCATTTACATCTAGAGTTCAATTAATTACCGATTATGACCGGACAAATCGAGTATCAGCTATGATCCATGGCGATGAACAAGTGCTTGGATTTATAGAAGGGTATGACCAAGAAACCGGGCTACTCATGATGAGAAAGCTAGCCATGGATAAAGAAGTCGAAGTAGACCAGCTAGTGACGACATCAGGAAAAGGTGGAATTTTCCCTAGTGGATTGCCGATTGGACATGTAGTGTCTGTCGAACCTGATGAGTACGGATTAACGTTAAATGCATTAATTGAACCTGCCGCTGACTTTTACAATTTAGATTATGTGTTTGTCATTGAAAGATTGAGTTCATTACTCGATGAAGAGCTTGAAGAGGAGGATGAGATGTGA
- a CDS encoding Maf family protein yields the protein MCSFILASNSPRRKELLQQVNIPFKTEPSQIEEVVKDSLNPSEVVVDLAYQKAADVLSRNPQAVVLGADTIVVANHQILGKPQSKEDARTMLSALSGTEHAVLTGVAIVSASKKELFFEETLVQFWELTDEEIEAYITTSEPFDKAGAYGIQGSGATLVKQIKGDYFSVVGLPIAKVVRTLQNFGISQAPH from the coding sequence ATGTGTTCATTCATTTTAGCCTCAAATTCTCCTCGCCGAAAAGAATTACTTCAACAAGTCAACATTCCATTTAAAACAGAACCTAGTCAAATTGAAGAAGTTGTGAAAGATTCATTAAACCCAAGTGAGGTGGTCGTTGATCTAGCATATCAAAAAGCTGCAGATGTGCTTTCGAGAAATCCGCAAGCGGTTGTATTAGGAGCTGATACAATAGTTGTTGCTAATCATCAAATCCTTGGCAAACCACAATCCAAAGAAGACGCGAGGACGATGCTTTCTGCTTTATCCGGAACAGAACATGCTGTGCTTACTGGTGTTGCCATTGTGAGTGCGTCAAAAAAAGAGTTGTTCTTCGAAGAAACACTTGTTCAATTTTGGGAATTAACAGACGAAGAAATTGAAGCTTATATTACGACGAGTGAACCTTTTGATAAAGCTGGAGCCTATGGCATTCAAGGAAGTGGTGCAACGCTAGTGAAACAAATTAAAGGTGACTATTTTTCTGTTGTCGGATTACCAATTGCAAAAGTTGTTCGCACATTGCAAAATTTTGGTATCAGTCAAGCCCCTCACTAA
- a CDS encoding A24 family peptidase: protein MELFLHIYLFVVGLVLGSFYNVVGIRTAEGRSIVTPRSHCGNCKRTLSALELIPVLSYVMQKGCCKGCGTKVSMRYPLFELVTACLFTISPLMVGWSKELLIAFLLLSLLVIIVISDVHAMLIPNKVLLFFACVIIPVRFFIPMDPWWDPIAGSIVGFVLLLFIAIISKGGMGGGDIKLFAVLGLFLGLKGVLLTFFFATFIGAFVGIVLVVLKKVKRKQPIPFGPAISAGALITYFYGDVIWNMYIGMF from the coding sequence ATGGAATTATTTTTGCATATTTATTTATTTGTTGTTGGGTTAGTCTTAGGGTCTTTTTATAATGTCGTTGGGATTCGTACGGCGGAAGGACGTTCGATTGTGACGCCGCGATCTCATTGTGGAAATTGTAAACGAACATTGTCTGCACTTGAATTAATTCCAGTGTTGTCGTATGTCATGCAAAAAGGGTGTTGTAAAGGCTGTGGAACAAAAGTTTCGATGAGATACCCATTATTTGAATTGGTGACGGCATGTCTTTTCACGATTTCACCATTGATGGTGGGATGGTCAAAAGAATTGCTTATTGCATTTCTCTTACTTTCATTGCTTGTCATTATCGTCATTTCCGATGTGCATGCGATGCTTATTCCGAATAAAGTATTGTTGTTTTTTGCTTGTGTCATTATCCCGGTTCGCTTTTTTATTCCAATGGATCCGTGGTGGGATCCGATTGCAGGAAGTATCGTCGGGTTTGTGTTACTTCTTTTTATCGCCATCATTAGTAAAGGTGGCATGGGTGGTGGTGACATTAAACTGTTTGCGGTGTTAGGCTTATTTCTTGGATTAAAAGGTGTCTTGTTAACCTTTTTCTTTGCAACCTTTATTGGGGCTTTTGTTGGTATCGTCTTAGTCGTATTAAAAAAAGTCAAACGAAAGCAACCAATTCCATTTGGACCTGCAATAAGTGCAGGGGCTCTTATCACGTATTTTTATGGTGATGTCATTTGGAATATGTATATAGGAATGTTTTAA
- a CDS encoding PilN domain-containing protein translates to MLVDVNLLPKRERKTQLFLILIYGFFFIWLIVAIVFAVNYMKSTSTLEKTIEQKEVLVQNRQLLEQELLIVQAEQTESLESIVTFAERLLVPTSLLIDQLVDDLPETGYLNQYSYSNGTTTIQTQVETMEEIAAYIVKLNQSPFLEDVRVNTVTTFDHTINQEEKPFESVPRYTITYTLTVDREALVKEDKNNE, encoded by the coding sequence GTGTTAGTCGATGTGAATCTACTGCCGAAACGAGAACGAAAAACACAGCTTTTCCTCATTTTGATTTATGGCTTTTTCTTTATTTGGCTTATTGTCGCGATTGTATTCGCAGTCAATTATATGAAGTCGACGTCCACATTAGAAAAAACGATTGAACAAAAAGAAGTACTCGTGCAAAACCGACAGTTATTAGAACAAGAGTTACTGATCGTTCAAGCAGAACAAACTGAATCGCTAGAATCGATTGTTACTTTCGCTGAACGTCTACTTGTGCCAACATCATTATTAATCGACCAACTTGTTGATGATTTACCGGAAACAGGGTATTTAAATCAATATAGCTATTCAAATGGAACGACGACAATTCAAACACAAGTAGAAACAATGGAAGAGATTGCAGCTTATATTGTGAAATTAAATCAGTCTCCGTTTCTAGAAGATGTTCGTGTAAACACCGTGACAACGTTTGACCATACGATCAATCAAGAAGAAAAGCCTTTTGAAAGCGTTCCTCGCTATACGATCACGTACACATTAACAGTCGACCGTGAGGCGTTAGTAAAGGAGGACAAGAACAATGAATGA
- the mreD gene encoding rod shape-determining protein MreD encodes MIRFVLPALVFLFFILEGTVFQVFSPERYGASFVLIPRLVLIGIVIIGAFRGRVSGVSYGLIFGLLYDIVYTEILGVYMFSMGLIGYICSLPYKLVQQSFFLLACIIMVAVSIQEYYLYGMYTMLGVAYISPDQFFYERFLPTFIFNIVFSMIIIIPLQKLNRYVEEFEKQLEK; translated from the coding sequence GTGATTCGTTTTGTTCTCCCAGCTCTTGTTTTTTTGTTTTTTATATTAGAGGGCACAGTGTTTCAAGTGTTTTCACCTGAACGGTACGGAGCTTCTTTTGTTCTCATTCCACGGCTAGTACTAATAGGCATTGTCATTATCGGTGCGTTTCGTGGAAGAGTTTCTGGAGTAAGTTACGGCCTAATTTTTGGCTTGTTATATGATATCGTATATACTGAAATTCTAGGGGTGTATATGTTTTCAATGGGACTTATTGGCTACATATGCTCATTACCTTATAAACTAGTGCAACAAAGCTTTTTTCTTTTAGCTTGTATTATCATGGTGGCTGTATCCATCCAAGAATACTATTTGTATGGGATGTATACGATGCTTGGCGTAGCGTATATTAGCCCAGACCAATTTTTTTATGAGCGCTTTCTCCCTACATTTATTTTTAATATTGTGTTTAGTATGATTATCATCATTCCATTACAAAAATTAAACAGGTATGTAGAGGAATTCGAAAAACAGCTAGAAAAATAA
- a CDS encoding CapA family protein encodes MKNIKVYQWAVGIMMSSCLCFFFVYVTTYVQQYSFSASIYQKNLHEQKTTKTLSKAYLYEPGPITITFAGDLMMSGSIVDTVATHGVHHPFVYVKEEIHQSDFAVVNLETAITERTEPYPKSFHFKMPPHYVEGIKDAGFSLVSLANNHTMDYKEEGLLDTINTLEKYELPYVGAGRNKEEAYSAHTVDLKGKTVSFLGFSRVLPSETWYAQEDKPGIASGYQIERMISIIEEEKKKADYVLVYIHWGVERKQTPEPYQVHYGKAMIDAGADAIIGAHPHVLQPIEIYNDKPIAYSIGNFLFPNYVTGPTAETGLLHIQLEEEQVSVDWSPYKIENDQIHPLPKEASPYGSIYP; translated from the coding sequence ATGAAAAATATTAAAGTGTATCAGTGGGCAGTTGGGATTATGATGAGTAGTTGTCTTTGTTTTTTCTTTGTGTATGTCACAACCTATGTGCAGCAGTATTCTTTTTCCGCCTCAATTTATCAAAAAAACCTTCACGAGCAAAAAACGACCAAGACTTTAAGCAAAGCTTATTTATATGAGCCTGGTCCGATTACCATTACATTTGCTGGGGATTTGATGATGAGTGGATCGATTGTGGATACGGTGGCAACACATGGGGTACATCATCCGTTTGTGTATGTGAAAGAAGAGATTCACCAATCGGATTTTGCAGTGGTCAATTTAGAAACGGCGATAACAGAACGAACAGAACCGTATCCAAAGTCTTTTCATTTTAAAATGCCGCCTCATTATGTGGAAGGAATAAAAGATGCCGGTTTCTCGCTAGTGTCCTTAGCGAACAACCATACAATGGATTATAAAGAAGAAGGGTTACTTGATACGATAAACACATTAGAGAAATATGAACTTCCCTATGTTGGTGCAGGGCGAAATAAAGAAGAAGCGTATAGTGCACATACTGTTGATTTAAAAGGAAAAACAGTGTCGTTCTTAGGTTTTTCACGAGTGCTTCCATCAGAAACATGGTATGCCCAAGAAGACAAACCAGGAATTGCAAGTGGGTATCAAATCGAACGAATGATTTCGATTATTGAAGAAGAAAAGAAAAAAGCTGATTATGTCCTTGTTTATATTCATTGGGGAGTTGAACGAAAGCAAACTCCAGAACCATATCAAGTTCATTATGGAAAAGCGATGATTGATGCAGGAGCAGATGCAATTATCGGTGCTCATCCGCATGTGTTACAGCCTATTGAAATTTATAATGACAAACCAATTGCTTATTCTATAGGAAACTTTCTTTTCCCGAACTATGTAACTGGACCAACAGCAGAAACAGGGTTATTACACATTCAATTAGAAGAAGAGCAAGTGTCTGTTGATTGGAGTCCATATAAAATTGAGAATGACCAAATTCATCCGTTGCCAAAAGAAGCCTCTCCTTATGGATCGATTTATCCATAA
- the radC gene encoding DNA repair protein RadC has product MKEESLMIRDVPVSERPRERLIHDGARFLSNQELLAIMLRTGTKNESVLQLAQRVLQAFDGLALLKDATIQELVQIRGIGMAKAVEICAALEIGRRISNLQTEDRVVIRSPEDVARYVMEDMRSLTQEHFVCLYLNTKNHVIHRQTVFIGSLNASLVHPREVYKEAFRRSAASIICLHNHPSGDPGPSREDIEVTKRLNECGKLLGIELMDHIIIGDRKFVSLKEKGYIL; this is encoded by the coding sequence GTGAAAGAGGAGTCGCTTATGATTCGTGATGTCCCTGTTAGTGAACGCCCCCGTGAACGACTTATTCACGATGGTGCCAGGTTTTTATCCAATCAAGAGTTATTAGCGATTATGTTACGAACTGGAACAAAAAACGAATCCGTGTTACAGTTAGCGCAGCGGGTGCTCCAAGCGTTTGATGGCTTGGCTTTATTAAAGGATGCTACGATTCAAGAGCTCGTCCAAATTAGAGGAATCGGGATGGCCAAAGCGGTTGAAATCTGTGCAGCATTAGAGATCGGCAGGCGGATAAGCAATTTGCAAACCGAGGACCGGGTGGTTATCCGTTCGCCTGAAGATGTTGCCCGTTATGTCATGGAAGACATGCGCAGTTTAACACAAGAACATTTCGTTTGTTTATATTTAAACACGAAAAACCATGTTATCCATCGTCAGACGGTGTTTATTGGGAGTTTAAATGCCTCACTTGTTCATCCAAGGGAAGTATATAAAGAAGCATTTCGCCGTTCAGCTGCCTCCATTATTTGCCTTCATAACCATCCCTCTGGGGACCCCGGACCTAGTAGAGAAGATATAGAAGTCACAAAAAGATTAAACGAATGTGGGAAATTACTCGGCATTGAGTTAATGGATCACATCATCATAGGTGACAGGAAATTTGTGAGCTTAAAAGAAAAAGGATATATTTTATGA